A single window of Nicotiana sylvestris chromosome 3, ASM39365v2, whole genome shotgun sequence DNA harbors:
- the LOC138887315 gene encoding uncharacterized mitochondrial protein AtMg00810-like yields MGSEFEISMMGKLNFFLGLQIKQNPNGTMIHHQKYAKELIKKFKIDESKEIDIPIATTTKLDIDKPSSSVDQKLYRGMIGSLLYLTASRPDIVFSVGLCSNFNLVGYVDDDYAGFLVDRKSTSGMSHFLGSCLVSWATKKQNSVSLSTTEAEYVVAASCCAQLQWIKQ; encoded by the exons atggggagtgaatttgaaataaGTATGATGGGtaagcttaactttttcttaggcttacagatcaaacaaaacccaaatggaaccatgatccatcatcAGAAATATGCAAAGGagttgattaagaagtttaaaatagatgaatcaaaagaaatagacatACCCATTGCAAcaactactaaattagacatagataaacctagttcatctgttgatcagaagttgtataggggtatgattggctcacttttgtatcttactgctagtagacctgacatagttttcagtgtagggctct GTAGCAATtttaatctagtaggatatgttgatgatgactatgcaggtttccttgtggataggaaaagcacctcaggcatgtctcattttcttggttcatgtttggtatcatgggccactaaaaagcaaaattcagtgtcCCTATCCACtactgaggctgaatatgttgttgctgCCTCCTGTTGTGCTCAACTGCAGTGGATCAAACAGTAG